Proteins from a genomic interval of Paenibacillus sp. FSL H8-0048:
- a CDS encoding YcaO-like family protein: MKEAVLYRTDSLFLREVVLELEKQEIPYRLTDERSAADGSVLFVILDQLLAEELSPFYRETPGPGGIFFLHHLLDTLLAGPLYHQADAGGCMACLAQKYKDTGREGLLPLLYGEKTEYVPQPQAAGFAADCIRGALLAADHLHRYIGHVEHIHWDALRVEGVLLRRHDGCPVCSGTAPSVTAPRHPQTADTVKQGSRIYRLRSEMNTEAILRKWYDPDGGTITHRYRELRSSYIEAGGMELRIGPAYVETGFGRAYRRQDAMKLAVLEALERYCGMCDRTAPAAKRFSYEQVSEQAVDPAVFGLHDVIAMAHPAFRLLQYKENLPVYWTPVLSMKERREVLVPEQLVYFADGHFRSGTNRFVYDSSNGLALGSTWEEAALHGLFEVIERDNFLCAWYNRLPLREIDISGSPLEELKQLIYFLELEGIQIRFFDISMELKVPSVWALAYDTREGAVMKAYNAAAAHIIPGKAVESAAMEVITSLPIYAAELKEGGHAFTRAQQLENNPGAVTEFEDHVLYYASESNCRQGLDFVLRGDGRQKASLEELYPDAYDPGGRFTHDDLAGDLEELAAAVIDHYGELYIADVTPDEVADFGYRAAKVLVPGMLPMTFGEQHRRVIMERLIRERERRGLGKDFTVNPDPHPFP; encoded by the coding sequence ATGAAGGAAGCCGTGTTATACCGGACGGACAGTCTGTTTCTGCGGGAGGTTGTTCTTGAGCTGGAGAAGCAGGAGATCCCTTACCGTTTGACGGATGAGCGGTCTGCAGCAGACGGCTCCGTGCTGTTTGTCATCCTGGATCAACTGCTGGCGGAGGAACTTAGTCCCTTCTACCGGGAGACTCCCGGTCCGGGCGGAATCTTCTTCCTCCATCATCTGCTGGACACGCTGCTTGCGGGTCCCCTGTACCATCAGGCAGACGCCGGGGGCTGCATGGCCTGCCTGGCGCAAAAATATAAGGACACCGGAAGGGAAGGATTGTTGCCGCTGCTCTATGGCGAGAAGACGGAGTATGTGCCTCAGCCGCAGGCGGCAGGATTCGCTGCCGATTGTATCCGCGGTGCCCTCCTTGCGGCGGATCATCTTCACCGTTACATAGGCCATGTTGAGCATATCCACTGGGATGCCTTGCGCGTGGAGGGGGTTCTGCTGCGCAGGCATGACGGCTGTCCCGTATGCTCCGGCACGGCTCCATCTGTGACTGCACCGCGCCATCCACAGACGGCAGATACGGTGAAGCAGGGCAGCCGTATCTACCGGCTGCGCTCAGAGATGAATACAGAGGCGATCCTGCGCAAGTGGTATGATCCCGATGGCGGAACGATCACCCACCGCTACCGCGAACTGCGTTCCTCCTATATTGAAGCGGGCGGAATGGAGCTGCGGATCGGTCCGGCTTATGTGGAGACCGGCTTCGGCCGGGCTTACCGGCGGCAGGATGCCATGAAGCTGGCGGTGCTTGAAGCCCTGGAGCGGTATTGCGGAATGTGTGACCGAACCGCACCTGCGGCGAAGAGGTTCTCCTATGAGCAGGTCTCTGAGCAGGCGGTGGACCCTGCGGTATTCGGTCTGCACGACGTTATAGCCATGGCGCATCCGGCCTTTAGGTTGCTGCAGTACAAGGAAAATCTGCCTGTATACTGGACGCCGGTGCTTTCCATGAAGGAGCGCAGGGAAGTACTGGTGCCGGAGCAGCTGGTGTACTTCGCAGACGGACATTTCAGAAGCGGAACGAACAGGTTCGTCTACGACAGCTCCAATGGCCTGGCACTGGGCAGCACCTGGGAAGAGGCGGCCTTGCATGGCCTGTTCGAGGTCATCGAACGCGATAATTTCCTCTGCGCCTGGTACAACCGGCTTCCCCTGCGGGAGATTGACATTTCCGGCAGTCCGCTGGAGGAGCTGAAGCAGCTCATCTATTTCTTGGAGCTGGAAGGCATTCAAATCCGCTTCTTCGATATTTCAATGGAGCTTAAGGTGCCCAGTGTATGGGCGCTGGCGTATGATACGCGCGAGGGGGCTGTCATGAAGGCCTATAATGCCGCCGCCGCCCATATTATTCCCGGTAAGGCTGTGGAATCCGCAGCGATGGAAGTCATCACCTCGCTGCCGATCTATGCGGCAGAGCTGAAGGAAGGCGGCCATGCATTCACAAGAGCGCAGCAGCTTGAGAATAATCCGGGGGCGGTCACCGAATTCGAGGACCATGTTCTGTATTATGCCAGCGAGAGCAACTGCCGCCAGGGACTGGATTTTGTACTGCGGGGGGATGGGCGGCAGAAAGCTTCTCTGGAGGAACTCTACCCGGATGCCTATGACCCCGGAGGCCGGTTCACTCATGATGATCTGGCCGGTGATCTGGAGGAGCTGGCCGCTGCCGTCATTGACCATTACGGGGAGCTGTATATAGCCGATGTGACTCCGGATGAAGTGGCGGACTTCGGGTACCGCGCGGCCAAGGTGCTGGTTCCCGGCATGCTGCCCATGACGTTCGGGGAGCAGCATAGACGCGTGATTATGGAAAGACTGATCCGGGAAAGAGAGCGGCGGGGGCTGGGAAAAGATTTCACGGTGAACCCCGATCCGCATCCATTCCCGTAA
- a CDS encoding thiopeptide-type bacteriocin biosynthesis protein, which produces MQTWKSYRVYYQFQPGYDGLILLLAEQLERLAATGRISKWFFLRYWEDGPHIRVRYLMDGELGEDELFDRVRAYIQRYPSARRLSKEEYFQGHKFDGEPLELQKLDWYEEGEIISKPYEPEFERYGGTALMPLTESLFMESSRLAACILELTAGSAFTRRLLTGMRVLEELAESLFTRLPRLGELQSFYRKSAESWQRLYQLGDMELITKLVRWCTAHPDWREPVDRLLLSEGNYGHLRTALLEGYAAIAAAEQNEQRVRSILYSHLHMLNNRCGISPEYEYALYRTLSSLTINQEVGSNVTVP; this is translated from the coding sequence ATGCAAACGTGGAAAAGCTACAGGGTGTATTACCAGTTCCAGCCGGGGTATGACGGACTGATTCTGCTGCTGGCCGAACAACTGGAGCGGCTTGCGGCCACGGGAAGAATCTCGAAATGGTTCTTCCTGAGGTATTGGGAAGACGGCCCGCATATCCGGGTGCGGTATCTGATGGATGGAGAGCTTGGGGAAGACGAGCTGTTTGACAGGGTGAGAGCCTATATACAGCGTTATCCCTCGGCCCGCAGGCTGAGCAAGGAAGAATACTTCCAGGGTCATAAATTCGACGGGGAGCCGCTGGAGCTGCAGAAACTGGACTGGTATGAGGAGGGCGAGATTATCAGCAAGCCGTATGAACCGGAATTTGAGCGCTACGGCGGTACGGCATTGATGCCGCTGACGGAATCCCTGTTCATGGAGTCCAGCAGGCTGGCCGCCTGTATCCTGGAGCTGACGGCCGGCAGTGCCTTCACCCGGCGCCTGCTGACGGGAATGCGGGTGCTGGAAGAGCTTGCGGAGAGTCTCTTTACACGACTTCCCCGTCTGGGGGAGCTCCAATCCTTTTACCGCAAGAGTGCGGAGAGCTGGCAGCGGCTGTATCAGCTCGGTGACATGGAGCTGATAACCAAGCTGGTCCGCTGGTGTACAGCGCACCCGGACTGGCGGGAACCGGTGGATCGTCTGCTGCTCAGCGAGGGGAATTACGGACACCTGCGGACCGCTCTGCTGGAGGGCTATGCCGCCATTGCAGCAGCGGAGCAGAATGAACAGCGGGTAAGATCCATTCTGTATTCGCACCTGCATATGCTGAACAACCGCTGCGGAATCAGTCCGGAATATGAATATGCGCTGTACCGGACGCTCTCTAGTCTCACAATTAATCAGGAGGTGGGTTCAAATGTTACCGTCCCATAA
- a CDS encoding SagB family peptide dehydrogenase, which yields MLPSHNQISEFYDYDLLFGEIAGEEPRSVAWRFNQRPLDNYEFPGNEVPLEEYLDKVSLERGPSLPEEYEVRLDKLLLKRRSTLLGQMGASWSLGELAALLCWSAGPRDEQRHMGSHHAGKQISMRTYPSGGAMYSIKLYMYIRGVEGLEDGVYYYAPLQKELYRFRSALPPEELERLFPMTLYKTDARSLALEGASILLFFMADLKYSFKKYGRLAYKLALLEAGHIAQNVQLLSTAMDKNTLPICGYFADKVEELLLLREHKYQHCVYGIVLG from the coding sequence ATGTTACCGTCCCATAATCAGATATCCGAGTTCTATGATTATGATCTGCTGTTCGGGGAAATAGCCGGGGAGGAGCCTCGCTCTGTGGCCTGGAGATTCAACCAGCGGCCGCTGGACAACTACGAGTTCCCCGGCAATGAAGTCCCGCTGGAGGAATACCTGGACAAGGTCAGCCTGGAACGCGGCCCGTCCCTGCCGGAGGAATACGAGGTACGGCTCGACAAGCTGCTGCTGAAGCGCAGATCTACACTGCTGGGCCAGATGGGGGCGTCCTGGTCACTGGGCGAGCTGGCTGCCCTGCTGTGCTGGTCCGCCGGACCGCGCGATGAGCAGCGGCATATGGGCAGCCATCATGCAGGCAAACAGATCTCCATGCGGACCTATCCTTCGGGCGGGGCGATGTATTCGATCAAGCTGTATATGTATATCCGCGGAGTGGAAGGGCTTGAGGACGGTGTGTACTATTATGCGCCGCTGCAAAAAGAGCTGTACCGGTTCCGCAGCGCACTGCCGCCGGAAGAACTGGAGCGTCTTTTCCCCATGACCCTGTACAAGACGGATGCGAGAAGCCTGGCGCTGGAAGGGGCATCCATTCTGCTGTTCTTCATGGCGGATTTGAAATACAGCTTCAAGAAATACGGCCGTCTGGCCTATAAGCTTGCCCTGCTCGAAGCCGGCCATATTGCCCAGAATGTACAGCTGCTCAGCACCGCCATGGATAAGAATACGCTGCCGATCTGCGGGTATTTTGCGGACAAGGTTGAGGAGCTTCTGCTGTTAAGGGAGCATAAATACCAGCACTGTGTGTATGGCATAGTGCTTGGCTAA
- a CDS encoding polyprenyl synthetase family protein, whose translation MEYFIVNVMTEFQTQIDRYFRVKLLHEAAQAAIKIKCSESLLFGKMTLLHYRMFGGKDTGIYKAAAAVEMMILALDIIDDIQDEDHTDMPWCRMPKEIALNLALGFLSLSQEALLRSGWPAEQVRSIAALFNDQLLAAINGQTLDLLNEIETEEDYLSMVRQKSAALLVCACMTGVILATGSADQRVAEYAEEIGIAAQIKNDYRDLLNWDGKNDFIRRKRTLPLLFLLAEIGENDKWIAECFAGSLEPEDVLHRFAEFGEAVERTGTQLYTSVRMRSHYYRFLEVIERMELDSKWRDLIIEAAM comes from the coding sequence ATGGAGTATTTTATAGTAAACGTAATGACCGAATTTCAGACTCAGATCGACCGGTACTTCAGGGTGAAGCTGCTGCACGAAGCGGCCCAGGCGGCCATCAAGATAAAGTGTTCAGAATCATTGCTGTTTGGTAAAATGACCCTGCTGCACTACCGGATGTTCGGCGGGAAGGATACCGGGATATATAAAGCGGCTGCTGCCGTGGAAATGATGATTCTGGCGCTTGATATTATCGATGACATACAGGATGAGGATCATACAGATATGCCGTGGTGCCGGATGCCCAAGGAGATCGCCCTTAATCTGGCCCTCGGTTTCCTCAGCCTCTCCCAGGAGGCTCTGCTCCGCAGTGGTTGGCCTGCCGAACAGGTCCGAAGCATTGCAGCATTATTCAACGATCAGCTTCTGGCAGCCATTAACGGACAGACGCTAGACCTGCTCAATGAAATTGAGACCGAAGAGGATTACCTCAGCATGGTGCGGCAGAAGTCAGCGGCGCTCCTTGTATGTGCCTGTATGACCGGTGTAATTCTGGCTACGGGAAGTGCAGATCAGCGCGTAGCCGAATATGCCGAAGAGATCGGAATTGCTGCCCAGATCAAGAATGACTACCGGGATCTGTTGAACTGGGATGGCAAAAATGATTTCATCCGCCGCAAGCGGACGTTGCCCCTGCTGTTCCTGCTTGCAGAGATCGGGGAGAACGATAAGTGGATTGCGGAATGCTTTGCCGGCAGCCTGGAGCCGGAGGATGTGCTGCACCGGTTCGCGGAATTCGGCGAGGCGGTGGAACGTACGGGCACCCAGCTGTATACCTCGGTGCGGATGCGTTCGCATTATTACCGGTTTCTGGAGGTCATTGAACGTATGGAACTGGATTCCAAGTGGCGGGATCTCATTATTGAGGCCGCAATGTAG
- the comX gene encoding competence pheromone ComX encodes MLQEIIRKLVKEPGSLMQLQSGQLQLAGMSVLEERALMDVMNSRDKDNGQTLLREMYWC; translated from the coding sequence ATGTTACAAGAAATCATCCGTAAGCTGGTAAAAGAGCCGGGGTCCCTAATGCAGCTACAGAGCGGACAGCTTCAGCTTGCCGGAATGTCTGTGCTGGAAGAGCGGGCCCTGATGGATGTTATGAACAGCCGCGATAAAGATAACGGCCAGACTCTTCTTAGAGAGATGTACTGGTGTTAA